From a single bacterium genomic region:
- a CDS encoding sigma-54 dependent transcriptional regulator, with product MTSAKILIVDDEENIRFVLSEVLSREGFEPHQAVNGLDAVEKCKAEPFDIVIMDLRMPKLDGMEAMKQIREHNPEVLVLIITAHGTQKTALEAIQNGAYDYFSKPFDLTEVRVVVRRAAEKVRLIRLIHEIREEAQSRYRFDRIVGQSGVMQEVYNLVSRVVDNDVSVLITGESGTGKELVAAAVHYNSPRRDGPFIKVNTVAIPETLLESEMFGHERGSFTGAIQQKIGKVEAADGGTLFLDEIGDMPLPLQAKLLRVLQEREIERVGSTKQIKVDIRVICATNKNLADLVAAGQFREDLYYRINVMPIYLPPIRERKEDIPLLIDHFIQYYNPRLGRTIQGLSQGALAKLLEYPWPGNVRELENMVQRIMLMARGSNITLEDLPPTIHSTPSAASDQRIDQIPEASAFHGLDLSALLCTDDFSTPLAERLTLISDHVEKFLIEAALEKTGGKRQETADLLGISRKSLHNKMVRYGLFDE from the coding sequence ATGACCTCTGCGAAGATCCTGATCGTCGACGACGAAGAGAACATTCGTTTTGTTCTCTCGGAAGTGCTCTCCCGCGAGGGATTCGAGCCGCATCAGGCCGTGAATGGGCTCGATGCGGTCGAAAAGTGCAAGGCCGAGCCATTCGACATCGTCATCATGGACCTTCGTATGCCGAAGCTCGACGGCATGGAGGCGATGAAGCAGATTCGAGAACACAATCCCGAGGTTCTCGTGCTGATCATCACCGCTCACGGAACGCAGAAGACAGCGCTGGAAGCGATCCAAAACGGGGCATACGACTACTTCTCCAAGCCATTCGACCTGACCGAGGTCCGAGTCGTCGTTCGGCGCGCCGCGGAGAAGGTTCGATTGATCCGTCTGATCCACGAGATCCGCGAGGAAGCGCAGTCCCGCTATCGATTCGATCGCATCGTTGGCCAGTCAGGGGTCATGCAGGAGGTCTACAACCTCGTCTCGCGAGTCGTTGACAACGATGTCTCTGTTCTGATCACCGGCGAATCCGGCACCGGCAAGGAACTCGTAGCGGCGGCAGTGCACTACAACAGCCCGCGGCGCGACGGCCCCTTTATAAAAGTCAATACCGTCGCCATTCCCGAGACCTTGTTAGAAAGCGAGATGTTTGGCCACGAGCGGGGGTCGTTCACCGGCGCCATCCAGCAAAAGATCGGAAAAGTCGAAGCGGCCGATGGTGGAACACTGTTCCTCGACGAAATCGGAGATATGCCGCTGCCGTTGCAGGCAAAGTTGCTTCGTGTCCTGCAGGAGCGCGAAATCGAACGCGTGGGATCGACGAAGCAAATCAAAGTCGATATTCGTGTGATCTGTGCGACGAATAAGAATCTGGCAGATCTCGTTGCCGCCGGCCAGTTCCGGGAAGACCTCTACTATCGCATCAACGTCATGCCCATCTACCTCCCGCCGATTCGCGAACGGAAGGAAGACATTCCGCTGCTGATCGATCACTTCATTCAGTATTACAACCCACGTCTTGGGCGGACGATTCAGGGACTCAGTCAGGGAGCCCTGGCGAAGTTGCTCGAATACCCATGGCCCGGCAATGTCCGCGAATTGGAGAACATGGTTCAGCGAATCATGCTAATGGCCAGGGGGTCGAATATCACCTTGGAGGACCTGCCTCCGACAATCCACTCCACTCCGTCTGCGGCGAGCGACCAGCGGATCGATCAGATTCCGGAGGCGTCGGCCTTCCATGGTCTCGATTTATCTGCTCTCCTTTGCACAGACGACTTCAGCACGCCCCTGGCAGAGCGCCTGACGTTGATCTCCGACCATGTCGAGAAGTTCCTGATCGAAGCCGCGCTGGAGAAAACCGGCGGGAAGCGACAGGAAACGGCGGATCTTCTGGGCATCAGCCGCAAGAGCCTGCACAACAAGATGGTGCGCTACGGCCTGTTCGATGAGTAA
- a CDS encoding prepilin-type N-terminal cleavage/methylation domain-containing protein, whose product MRKTKGFTLVEIMIVVAIIGILIAIAVPGFLKARETSRRNSCQENQTKIDSAVQQYILEYNVADQAAFVTEYGTLIADWGAVLVGPDLYIRYTPKCPSSGVYSIADTSDAASPVECDYVKEGTSDIAHPYPQAEGAGT is encoded by the coding sequence ATTCGCAAAACCAAAGGCTTCACACTCGTTGAGATCATGATCGTCGTCGCCATTATCGGCATCCTGATCGCCATCGCCGTTCCGGGCTTCCTGAAAGCTCGTGAAACGTCCCGTCGTAACAGCTGCCAGGAGAACCAGACGAAGATCGACTCCGCCGTGCAGCAGTACATCCTTGAGTACAACGTCGCTGACCAGGCTGCGTTCGTCACCGAGTACGGCACCCTGATTGCTGACTGGGGCGCGGTGCTCGTTGGCCCGGACCTGTACATTCGCTACACGCCCAAGTGCCCGAGCTCCGGCGTCTACTCGATCGCCGACACCAGCGATGCCGCTTCGCCCGTCGAATGCGATTACGTCAAGGAAGGCACGAGTGACATCGCTCACCCGTACCCGCAGGCTGAAGGTGCTGGCACCTGA